Within the Mycobacterium gordonae genome, the region TGCGCAAATTGTCGCTAGGAGGCGGGCAGCCGGACACCCAAGATTTCCAGAGGCTGAAGTGACGAGAGTGACTAGGCGATCGACAACACGATCCCGTCCAGGATGTCGTGCTCACTGACGATCAACTCGGAAATTCCTGCCCGCGAACGCAATTCACGTGCCAATTCCTGCACCACGATCGCTCCACCACCGATGACGTCGACGCGGCCCTCATGCATCGGACCCAGCGCGGCCCGCTCCGCCCGGGTCATCCAGATCAGTCCGTCGCACACCGCCACCAGATCGTCAAGCGGCACCCGCGAAAGATGAATCGCCGCAGCGTCATAGCGGGTCAATCCGTGCGCCAGCGCCGACAATGTCGTCATCGTCCCCGCCAGCCCGACCCAGGTCCTGGCCCCAGCAACCGGCACCTCGCGCCAGGCGACGTCGAGCCGCGCACGCACCACGTCGCGCGCGGCCGCCACTTCCTCCGATGAAGGCGGATCCGAATGCAGACACCGCTCCGTCAAGCGCACACAACCGATGTCGGCCGAGTAACCCGCCACGATCGCGTCGGCGGAATTACCCAGCACAATCTCCGTAGACCCACCCCCCAGGTCGACCACGACGAACGGCCCACCCGCTTCGTCCAGCTCGCGGACCGCACCACGAAAAGACAGCGCAGCCTCCTCGTCACCGGTGATCACCTCGGCAACGGAACCAGGAATCACCTCGCCCAGCACGTCGGCTGTCATCGCGAAGAAGACGTCGCGATTGGCCGCGTCCCGTGTCGCCGAGGTGGCCACCATTCGCACCCGCTCGACATCATGCAGGCGAAGAAGTCCCGCATAGTCAACCAGCGCCGCACGCGTTCGGGCGATCGCCTCGGGGGCGAACTCACCTGTCGCATCCACGCCCTGACCCAACCGGACGATGCGCATCTCCCGGTGTACATCGCGAAGCAGTTGACCCTCGACGTCGGCGATCAGCAACCGGATCGAGTTGGTACCGCAGTCGATAGCGGCGAGTCGCGTCAAAGCCATTGCCTCCCAATCAGAGCAGCTGCCGCGCCGGACTCCGCGGCCAGCAGCGCCAGCGCCTCGTCACCGAACGGATTCACCCCCCGACCCTTGGCCAGTGAATGCGCAATCAGCACGTGCAGGCACTTGACCCGGTCCGGCATGCCGCCGCCCGAGAATGTGGTACCCAACGGTTCGATAGCGTCCCGCTCGGCAAGATAAGACTCATGTGCCCGACGATACGCGGCGGCCAAATCCGGATCACAGCGCAACCTTTCGGTCATGTCGCGCATCAGACCGGTCGTCTCCAGCCGGCTCGCCGCGGCCGTGAGTAGCGGGTGCGTCAGATAGTACAGCGTCGGAAACGGTGTCCCGTCAGGAAGTTTCGGCGCGGTCTTCACCACCCCCGGTTCACCGTCCAAGCATCGGTAGGCGATTTCGAGCACACCACGAGGCTCGCGACCCAGCTGGCGCGCCACGGCCTCCTGGTCGGCGGGATCAACCACCGGGGGACGGCGGGTTGGGTTGGGCCTGCTCGGGCGCCGGGCCGGCCCCGGGTGGCAGGTGCGGCGCGTCGGCGATCGTGTGCCACAAGGACGTATACCAAGGCTCGTTCTTGGCCGCACCACCCACCTCCGCACCGGGCTGTGGAGCCGCCACCGCCCCGGGCGGAAGCTGGACCTGGAACGGAATGTCTCCGGGCTTGACGAATCCGAGACGTTCGCGCGCCTGCGCCGCGACGTAAGCCGGGTCAGCCAGCTGACCCTTGCGCTGCTCCAACTCGGCGATCTGGCGGCGCAGCGCGGCCTCGGTCGCGGTCAATTGGGCCATCTCGGTGCGCTGCGCAAAATACGTGCGCACCGGCCCGGCGATCGTCAGCGTAAGCACACAGACCACCGCGGCGAGGATCGCGGCACGCCGAGCGGTGAACCCCAGCCGCTGATCCGACCGCTGTTCAACGGATTCGGTGAAAGACCGCTTGATGGGATCCACAACATGCTCGTGTAACGAGCCGGTGGACCGGGTTGCGTCGGGAGCCTTCTGTGCGGGCTTGGACACAGGCTTTGCGAACGGCTTCGCCGGCCCGGCGGAGCGACGCGCCCGAGCCGAATCACCCGGCTTCCCCGGCCGGGAGGCCGGGGATCGCCGTTTCGGATCGGGCTTGGGAGACAAGCTACTTGGGGTCCACCGCGTACCGTGGGAACGCCAGATCACCGGCGTAGCGGGCCGCATCACCCAGCGCCTCTTCGATCCGCAACAGCTGGTTGTACTTGGCGACCCGTTCGCTGCGGGCCGGCGCGCCGGTCTTGATCTGGCCGCTGCCGACGGCCACCGCCAGGTCCGCGATGGTGGTGTCCTCGGTCTCGCCGCTGCGGTGGCTCATCATCGTGCGGTATCCGCTGTGGTGCGCCAGGGCGACCGCGTCCAGCGTCTCGGTCAGCGTGCCGATCTGATTCACCTTGACCAGCAATGCATTTGCCACGCCTCGCTCGATCCCCTCTTCGAGCCGCTCGGGATTGGTGACGAACAGGTCGTCTCCGACGATCTGCACCCGGTCACCGATGCCGGCCGTGAGAGCGGCCCAGCCGTCCCAATCGTCTTCGGACAGCGGGTCTTCGATGGACACCAGCGGGTAGGCGTTGAGCAGGCCGGCGTAGAACTCCGTCATCTCGTCGGCGGTGCGGGTCGAGCCCTCGAAGCTGTATCCGGTGCCCGCGGTGTAGAACTCGGTGGCCGCGACGTCGAGCGCCAGGGCGACGTCCACACCGAGCTTGAAGCCGGCCGACTCGATGGCCCGGCTGATCAGATCGAGCGCCGCGGTGGTGCCGGCCACGTCCGGCGCGAAGCCACCCTCGTCACCCAAGCCGGTGGACAGCCCTTCCTTCTTCAGCACCGACTTCAGCGCGTGATACACCTCAGCCCCCCAGCGCAACGACTCGCTGAAGCTCGGGGCGCCGATCGGAGCCACCATGAATTCCTGGACGTCGACACCGGTATCGGCGTGCGCGCCACCGTTGACGATATTCATCATGGGCACCGGCAGAATGTGGGCGTTCGGTCCGCCCAGGTACCGAAACAGCGGCAGAGCGGCGCTATCCGCCGCCGCCTTGGCAACCGCCAGGGAGATGCCGAGAATCGCGTTGGCCCCCAGGCGCGACTTGTCCGGCGTGCCATCGAGGTCGACCAGCGCCTGGTCGACCAGCCGCTGGTCGTCGGCGTTGAGCCCGATGACTGCCGGTCCGATCTCGTCCAGCACCGCCTGAACGGCCTTCTTCACGCCTTTGCCGCCATACCGGTCACCGCCGTCGCGCAGCTCAACCGCCTCGTGCTCGCCGGTCGATGCGCCCGACGGCACCGCGGCGCGGGCAAATGTTCCGTCGATCAGCGCGACCTCGACCTCGACGGTCGGGTTGCCGCGGGAGTCAAGGATCTCGCGGGCTCCGACCTGCTCGATAATCGGCACTGGGTTCTCCTTTGCGCTCTGGCTCTGTTGCGGCCCCCGGCGGTACATCTTTCTACAGCGGGTGACCCGCCGCATAGGCGGTCGCCCAGTCTCGCACCGCCCGCGCATACACCCCGGAGTTGTTGTATGCGCGCAACGCATTGATCCAGCCGCGCGCGGTGGAGAGATCCTTTCCGCGCCAACACAAATAACCAGCGGCCGAGAGTGCGGCATCGTCGATGTTGTCCGGGCTGGCCTTGCCGTCGTTGTTGGCGTCCACCCCGTACAGACGCCAGGTTTCGGAGATGAACTGCATCGGCCCCATCGCGCGCTCCACGCCGTTGTCACCGTCCAGCAGGCCGGCGCCGTTGTCCACGATGCGCAGATTGCCGCCGCTGCCGTCGAGCAGCACACCCCGGATAGGGGGCCGGACGTCGCCGTTAGGCAGTATCGTCGCACCGCGGTACGTGCCGTTATGGCTCTCCACCTGCCCGATGCCCGCCAGCGTCGTCCAGGCGATGTGGCATTTCGGGTTCTCCACTTCGGCAACGCGGGCGGCGTAGGCGTAGGCCTCCAGCGCGAGGACCGGCATCTCCATCGCCGGTGCCCGCGCCTCGGCCC harbors:
- a CDS encoding Ppx/GppA phosphatase family protein → MALTRLAAIDCGTNSIRLLIADVEGQLLRDVHREMRIVRLGQGVDATGEFAPEAIARTRAALVDYAGLLRLHDVERVRMVATSATRDAANRDVFFAMTADVLGEVIPGSVAEVITGDEEAALSFRGAVRELDEAGGPFVVVDLGGGSTEIVLGNSADAIVAGYSADIGCVRLTERCLHSDPPSSEEVAAARDVVRARLDVAWREVPVAGARTWVGLAGTMTTLSALAHGLTRYDAAAIHLSRVPLDDLVAVCDGLIWMTRAERAALGPMHEGRVDVIGGGAIVVQELARELRSRAGISELIVSEHDILDGIVLSIA
- a CDS encoding DUF501 domain-containing protein, whose protein sequence is MVDPADQEAVARQLGREPRGVLEIAYRCLDGEPGVVKTAPKLPDGTPFPTLYYLTHPLLTAAASRLETTGLMRDMTERLRCDPDLAAAYRRAHESYLAERDAIEPLGTTFSGGGMPDRVKCLHVLIAHSLAKGRGVNPFGDEALALLAAESGAAAALIGRQWL
- a CDS encoding lytic transglycosylase domain-containing protein, whose translation is MSPRRWLRAVAVIGATAMLLASSCTWQLSLFIPEGVPPPAGDPVPPVDTHAVGRPADQLREWAEARAPAMEMPVLALEAYAYAARVAEVENPKCHIAWTTLAGIGQVESHNGTYRGATILPNGDVRPPIRGVLLDGSGGNLRIVDNGAGLLDGDNGVERAMGPMQFISETWRLYGVDANNDGKASPDNIDDAALSAAGYLCWRGKDLSTARGWINALRAYNNSGVYARAVRDWATAYAAGHPL
- a CDS encoding FtsB family cell division protein; amino-acid sequence: MSPKPDPKRRSPASRPGKPGDSARARRSAGPAKPFAKPVSKPAQKAPDATRSTGSLHEHVVDPIKRSFTESVEQRSDQRLGFTARRAAILAAVVCVLTLTIAGPVRTYFAQRTEMAQLTATEAALRRQIAELEQRKGQLADPAYVAAQARERLGFVKPGDIPFQVQLPPGAVAAPQPGAEVGGAAKNEPWYTSLWHTIADAPHLPPGAGPAPEQAQPNPPSPGG
- the eno gene encoding phosphopyruvate hydratase, whose amino-acid sequence is MPIIEQVGAREILDSRGNPTVEVEVALIDGTFARAAVPSGASTGEHEAVELRDGGDRYGGKGVKKAVQAVLDEIGPAVIGLNADDQRLVDQALVDLDGTPDKSRLGANAILGISLAVAKAAADSAALPLFRYLGGPNAHILPVPMMNIVNGGAHADTGVDVQEFMVAPIGAPSFSESLRWGAEVYHALKSVLKKEGLSTGLGDEGGFAPDVAGTTAALDLISRAIESAGFKLGVDVALALDVAATEFYTAGTGYSFEGSTRTADEMTEFYAGLLNAYPLVSIEDPLSEDDWDGWAALTAGIGDRVQIVGDDLFVTNPERLEEGIERGVANALLVKVNQIGTLTETLDAVALAHHSGYRTMMSHRSGETEDTTIADLAVAVGSGQIKTGAPARSERVAKYNQLLRIEEALGDAARYAGDLAFPRYAVDPK